One segment of Gadus chalcogrammus isolate NIFS_2021 chromosome 8, NIFS_Gcha_1.0, whole genome shotgun sequence DNA contains the following:
- the LOC130388159 gene encoding solute carrier family 12 member 7-like produces MPTNFTVVPVNDGPPGLPGAPGRDGGSPPGAAVPETLDSVFREEEDSGNTPGTPPGDNRRETRPFLPDQETGGYYDGKNMALFEEEIDSHPMVSSLLNKLANYTNLTQGVREHEEAEYEDGAPRVTVTGPQMGTFIGVYLPCMQNILGVILFLRLTWIVGTAGVLGTFAIVFMCCACTMLTAISMSAIATNGVVPAGGAYYMISRSLGPEVGGAVGLCFYLGTTFAGSLYILGTIEILLTYIVPSSGVFVAARPEDEAWATSNNLRVYGSACLALMALVVFVGVKYVNKLALVFLACVALSLMAIYAGVIRTVIETPDFPICLLGNRSMKNDKFDKCAKTELVNNETQTTLLWALFCNGSHLNATCDEYFTLNNVTEMPGIPGLLSGVIKDNLWGSYGPAGVFVERRGSVSEEVQENLVMDKPYVLNDISTFFTLLVGIYFPSVTGIMAGSNRSGDLRDAQRSIPVGTILAIATTSLIYMSCVVLFGACIEGVLLRDKFGASVGKNLVIGTLAWPSPWVIVIGSFFSCCGAGLQSLTGAPRLLQAIARDGIIPALQVFGHGKANGEPTWALLMTVGICEIGILIASLDAVAPILSMFFLMCYLFVNLACAVQTLLRTPAWRPRFKFYHWTLSFLGMSLCLSLMFISSWYYALVAMVIAGCMYKYIEYRGAVKEWGDGIRGLSLNAARYALIRLEEAPPHTKNWRPQLLVLCKLDSELEVKHPRLLSLTTQMKAGKGLTIVSSVLEGTYMGRGAEAKTGEQRLKAAMQEEKTKGFSHVVVTSSLRDGFSLLVQAAGLGGMKHNTVLLAWPAGWRGAPDYCWKNFIETVRETTSAHQALLVAKNIDRFPGNQQRLEGTVDVWWIVHDGGLLMLLPFLLKQHKVWKQCRMRIFTVAQMNDNSIQMKKDLQMFLYQLRLDAQVEVVEMHESDISAFTYEKTLVMEQRSQMLKQMQLSRNERQREAQLIHDLNTASHCSSSQRAAPEQVQMTWTKEKLITERNRHREGVGVKDLFSMRPEWENLNRSNVRRMHTAVKLNAAVLTKSQNAELVLLNMPGPPRNAEGDQNYMEFLEVLMEGLERVLLIRGGGREVITIYS; encoded by the exons ATGCCCACCAACTTCACGGTGGTGCCGGTGAACGACGGGCCCCCAGGACTCCCGGGGGCCCCTGGGAGAGACGGAGGGTCCCCCCCAGGGGCCGCCGTGCCGGAGACCCTGGACAGCGtgttcagagaggaggaggattcaGGGAACACACCAGGAACCCCCCCCG GAGACAACCGAAGAGAgacccgccccttcctcccagacCAGGAAACGGGAGGCTACTATGATGGAAAGAACATGGCATTGTTCGAG gaGGAGATTGACAGCCACCCCAtggtctcctccctcctcaacaAGCTGGCCAACTACACCAACCTAACCCAGGGGGTCCGGGAGCATGAGGAAGCCGAGTACGAGGACGGGGCGCCCAGGGTCACAGTCACG GGCCCTCAGATGGGGACCTTCATCGGGGTGTACCTGCCCTGCATGCAGAACATCCTGGGAGTCATCCTCTTCCTGCGCCTCACCTGGATCGTCGGGACCGCCGGCGTCCTGGGAACCTTCGCCATCGTCTTCATGTGCTGCGCCTGC ACCATGTTGACGGCCATCTCAATGAGCGCCATAGCAACCAACGGTGTGGTGCCAG CTGGGGGGGCCTACTACATGATCTCCAGATCTCTGGGGCCCGAGGTCGGGGGGGCTGTCGGACTCTGCTTCTACCTGGGAACCACCTTCGCAGGGTCCCTGTACATACTGGGAACCATCGAGATACTGCTG acCTACATCGTGCCGTCCAGCGGGGTGTTTGTGGCGGCGCGGCCGGAGGACGAGGCCTGGGCCACCAGCAACAACCTGCGGGTGTACGGCAGCGCCTGCCTGGCCCTCATGGCGCTGGTCGTGTTCGTGGGCGTCAA GTATGTGAACAAGCTGGCGCTGGTGTTCCTGGCCTGTGTGGCGTTGTCCCTCATGGCCATCTACGCTGGGGTCATCCGCACCGTCATCGAAACGCCCGACTTCCC GATCTGCCTGCTCGGAAACCGTTCTATGAAGAACGATAAGTTTGATAAGTGTGCTAAGACGGAGCTGGTGAACAACGAGACCCAGACCACACTCCTCTGGGCTTTGTTCTGCAATGGCTCGCACCTCAACGCCACCTGTGATGAGTACTTCACTCTCAACAACGTCACGGAGATGCCTGGAATACCTGGCCTACTTAGTGGAGTCATCAAAG ataacCTGTGGGGGTCCTACGGGCCGGCGGGGGTCTTCGTGGAGAGGCGTGGCAGCGTGTCAGAGGAGGTCCAGGAGAACCTGGTCATGGATAAACCCTACGTCCTCAACGACATCTCCACCTTCTTCACCCTGCTGGTCGGCATCTACTTCCCCTCCGTCACAG GCATCATGGCGGGCTCCAACAGGTCAGGTGACCTCCGTGACGCCCAGAGGTCCATCCCCGTGGGAACCATCCTGGCCATCGCCACTACCTCCCTCATCT ACATGTCCTGCGTGGTTTTGTTCGGGGCCTGCATTGAAGGCGTTCTCCTCAGAGACAA GTTCGGAGCCTCGGTGGGGAAGAACCTTGTGATTGGGACACTGGCCTGGCCGTCACCCTGGGTCATCGTGATTggctccttcttctcctgctgTGGGGCGGGGCTTCAGAGCCTCACCGGCGCCCCCCGGTTGCTGCAGGCGATAGCGAGAGACGGCATCATCCCCGCCCTGCAG gtgttcgGCCATGGGAAGGCTAATGGCGAGCCCACCTGGGCGCTCCTGATGACCGTGGGGATCTGTGAGATCGGGATCCTGATCGCCTCGCTGGACGCCGTCGCCCCCATCCTCTCCAT gttcTTCCTGATGTGTTACCTCTTCGTGAACCTGGCCTGTGCCGTCCAGACCCTCCTCAGGACCCCTGCCTGGAGACCCCGCTTCAAGTTCTAccactg gacgCTGTCCTTCCTGGGGATGAGTCTGTGTCTGTCCCTCATGTTCATCTCCTCCTGGTACTACGccctggttgccatggtgatcgCTGGCTGCATGTACAAGTACATCGAGTACCGAGG gGCGGTGAAGGAGTGGGGAGACGGGATCCGAGGGTTATCTCTCAACGCGGCACGCTACGCCCTGATCCGCCTGGAGGAGGCACCGCCGCACACCAAGAACTGGCG cccccagctGCTGGTCCTGTGTAAGCTGGACTCTGAGCTGGAGGTGAAGCACCCCAGACTGCTGTCCCTCACCACCCAGATGAAGGCTGGGAAGGGGCTGACCATCGTCAGCTCGGTCCTGGAGGGCACCTACATGGGCCGGGGGGCCGAGGCCAAGACTGGAgagcag AGGCTGAAGGCGGCCATGCAGGAGGAGAAGACCAAGGGCTTCAGCCACGTGGTGGTGACCTCCAGCCTGAGGGACGGCTTCAGCCTGCTGGTCCAGGCCGCCGGGCTGGGGGGCATGAAGCACAACACAGTGCTGCTGGCCTGGCCCGCCGGCTGGAGGGGGGCGCCGGACTACTGCTGGAAGAACTTCATAG AGACGGTGAGGGAGACCACCTCGGCCCACCAGGCCCTGCTGGTGGCTAAGAACATCGACCGTTTCCCCGGTAACCAGCAGCGTCTGGAGGGCACGGTGGACGTGTGGTGGATCGTCCACGACGGAggcctcctcatgctgctgccCTTCCTGCTGAAACAACACAAG gtgtgGAAGCAGTGCAGGATGCGTATCTTCACTGTTGCCCAGATGAATGATAACTCCATCCAGATGAAGAAGGACCTCCAGATGTTCCTGTACCAACTTCGCCTGGACGCCcaggtggaggtagtggagaTG catGAGAGTGATATCTCAGCCTTCACCTATGAGAAGACTCTGGTGATGGAGCAGAGATCTCAGATGCTCAAACAGATGCAGCTGTCTCGCAACGAGCGGCAGAGAGAG gcCCAGCTGATCCACGACCTCAACACGGCGTCTCATTGTTCGAGCAGCCAGCGGGCGGCGCCGGAGCAGGTCCAGATGACCTGGACCAAAGAGAAGCTGATCACCGAGAGGAACCGCCACAGGGAGGGCGTGGGGGTGAAGGACCTGTTCAGCATGAGGCC GGAATGGGAAAATCT TAACCGATCCAACGTGCGGAGGATGCACACGGCCGTCAAACTGAACGCAGCCGTGCTCACCAAGTCCCAGAACGCCGAGCTGGTCCTGCTCAACATGCCAGGACCCCCGCGCAACGCAGAGGGGGACCAGAACT ACATGGAGTTCCTGGAGGTGCTGATGGAGGGTCTGGAGCGGGTGCTGCtgatccgggggggggggcgcgaagTCATCACCATCTActcctag